The DNA segment TGGTGGGTTCCTCATCGAGCGCGCGTCGCTTGAAGATGGCCTCACCTGGGTTGCATTGACGCGGCGCGCAGCCGCCAGTCTGGATTTGTTCGCGGCGATGGCGAGCGATGTTGCCGCTGCGCTTTCTTCTTGCCCAGCTTCCGACGAGACCAAGTCGCTGGCGACACTCTTGGGACGTGTGCGAGCGTGGCAGGAATTCATGCGCAGGGGCGGCGAACCTTTGAGTGCGGAAGCCGAAATCGGTCTCTTCGGCGAACTTTTGCTGCTGCGCGCAATGCTGGATGAGGGCCTCGACGCCTCGACAGCATGTGAAGGATGGCGCGGACCGCTTCGCGGCCTGCGCGATTTCGAGCTTGGCACGGGAGGCATTGAGGTAAAAAGCACGCTGTCCTCATTGGGCTTTCGTGCAAAGGTAGGAAGCCTTGAGCAACTGGACGACACGGAGCGACAGCCACTGTTCTTGGTTGCTGTGAGGCTGCGTCAGATACAGAGTGGTCAATCTCTTCCCGATGCTGTGGAGATGTTGCGCGACATCGTTGCGGGCGACTCCGTCGCCGAACGCTTGCTTGCTGAGCGGCTTATTGCGTCTGGCTACCGAGATCAGCACGTCGACAGTTACACTCGGCGATTCGAGGTCGCTCAGACTCGAGTTCTGCGGGTTGACCAAGGATTTCCTCGACTAACACCGTATTCGGTACCCCATGGTGTTGAACATGCTTCATACGAGATCGACATCGACAAAGCTGACGCTGCGACGCTCGACTTGCACTGCGCTCTCTCGGAACTGAAAGGAATCTAAATGGAACTTATTGACTTCCTGCGCGAGACGCAGGCCGAAGTGCTTGCCCAGACCGAGAGTGATCAACCTTATGCCGAGAGCGCTTTCACGGAAATTGTGATGCAGCATATGGCTGATATCGGGATGACATACGAGCCGGAGCCAACGCATTTCTCCCGTAAGGTTGGCAACGCGAACGTCCGCCTGAGCGGCTATTCGGTCTCGGACGAGCAGGAGCAGCTCGACCTTTTCGTAAGTCTGTATGAGGGGGTCGACGAGCTCGCCACGGTCCCGGACTCCGAGACCAAGACAGCCGTGGAGCAATGTCTGAGATTCCTCCAACTTTGTGCTGAGGGCAAGCTTGCGAGCAAGCTTGACCCGTCCGACGAGGTGCGCATCCTGGCCGACATCATCCACGGCCTATATGATGAGCTTGAGCAGATTCGTATCTATGTACTGACTGATCGAGTGGCCAAAACTCTTCAGTTCAAGCCGCGGGAGATTGGCGGAAAGACTGTGCATTTGGAAGTCATGGACATCGCGCGCCTGCACCGTCACTGGTCCGAGGGTAAACCGCGCGATGAGCTGGTCGTGGACTTCAGCGACGTTTGTGGCGCTCCCCTTCCATGCGTCTTTGTCCCTGGGAATGGAGAGGACTACGACTATGCGCTGACGGCCGTACCTGGCGAGGCACTACGCCTACTCTACGAAAAATTCGGTGCGCGGCTGCTCGAGGCTAACGTGCGCTCATTCCTTAGCGTCAAGGCAAAAGGCGTCAATGCCGGCATCCAGAATACACTGAGGACAGCGCCAAGCCGGTTTATGGCGTACAACAATGGCATAGTGGTTGTAGCCGACGAAATGAGGCTTGACGACACGGGGGGCGGGGCTGCCGGCATCGCTTGGCTCAGAGGTCTCCAGGTAGTCAACGGCGGTCAGACGACCGCCTCGATCTACTTTGCTAAGCGTAAATACCCCGATACGGATCTTTCCCGCGTGCGCGTGCCAGCGAAGATCATAGTCATGAAAACGCAAGACGCCGCGAAAGAAGAAGCACTGGTCGCGGATATCTCGCGATTCGCGAACAGCCAAAATGCGGTGAAACAGTCCGACCTTTCCGCCAACAAGCCTTTCCACGTCCAAGTCGAACGCCTATCGCTGGCTGTCTACTGTCCTGATGGCCGCAGCCGCTGGTTCTACGAACGCGCAGCTGGAAGCTACAACACAATGCTGGTTCGCGAGGGAACGACCCCTGCAAAGCTGCGAGACCTCAAGGAAACCATGCCTGTGTCACGGCGCATCACGAAGACTGACTTGGCCAAATACCTCGCCGCTTGGGACAGGCACCCCGACATTGTCAGTCGCGGCTCACAGAAGAACTTCGAGCAGTTCATGGCAACATTGTCCGGGCCCGAAGGCGCTGAGGTGCCGCCGCCTGAAGTCGTGGATTACAAGCGAATGATTGCTAAAGCGAAATTATTCAGAGACACACAGAAGATGATGCGCTCGATGTTCCCCGCTTTTCAGGCGAACATTGCAGCTTACACATTCTCGTTGCTTGCGGACCGGCTAGGCGAACGTATTGATCTCGAACGTATATGGGCAACGCAAGGCGGTTCTAACCAGTTGATGGATCAGATCGCCCGCTGGGCCCGCGAGGTAGACACAGTCCTGCATCGCACTGCGAATGGTCGAATGGTTTCGGAATGGGCCAAGAAGCCTGAGTGCAAAGAGGCCGTATTCGCGGCGAACTACTCTGCACCTGATGAAGCCATTCCGGAGCTCAAATGAACCTAAACACCGGTTCACGCACAAAGAAGTGCTGCCGAGCCAGATAGACATAAACGTTGCTGACATCGTTCCTCGGGCCGCGCGCCGTCGCATGACGGCGCGTATTCAGCGCAAAGAAAACTGCATCCGAAGCGCGTAAACGCGATCGGCATCTCCTGCCGCCCCCATGATTCAGTGCTTTCAGATGAGCTGAAGAACAACCTGTGCGATCTTGTATGCCAGCAGCGGCGGAACGGCATTGCCGACCTGATGGAACTGCTCGGTGCGATTGCCCTGAAAGAAATAGTTGTCGGGGAACGTCTGCATCCGTGCCGCCTCGCGAACGGTGAAGCTCCGACATTGCGCAGGGTCCGGGTGGATGAAGTAGTGACCATCCTTCGCGATATGGCTTGTGATCGTCGTGGAAGGTCGACCGTACTGTTGCACCCTGAACCGGTCAGCAAACTTGCCGGACTTCCAGTTGCGATGCTCTGGGTGAAGTCCGCTCAATAGCGAGAATTCTTCGTGTCCCTTCGGCGAGCGTTCAAACGCCTTCGCGAAGACCGCCGAATATGCGTATCGCCTGAGATCGCTGCTCATGTGTCCACGCACCTCGGAATTCAGCCATACCCGGAGGTTGCTGTCGTGATACCAACGCTCTAGCTCTGTCCGCGGCGTGAACTCCGACCTAGTCCTTTCCAGCCGTAGGTTTCCGGTGCCGAGGTCGCCGGAAAGGCTGGATAGTGCTTGTCTGAGTTCGCGGCGGAGTGGCGACAGGTCATAGCGGCCCTTCGCATCGTCTAGCAGTTCGGTCAGGTGCCGCTTCACAATGCGGTTCCAAGGAGCGACCTGTTCGTCGCGCCTGCTCAGTTCGCTGCGCAGCTTGGGCAATCCGCTGAGCGCGTGCTCGACATACTTTTGAGCCGTTGCTTGAAGCTGGCCGGGGTTCGCTCCGAGATCCTTGCGGATCCCTAGCAAGATCACGCGATGCCGTGCCTGCGGAATGCCGTAGTCCTCCGCCCTGATGACGAATTCCCGTGCGTCAATGTCGTCCGGAGACATGTCCCCATGGAATGCGACCGGCGAGGCCAGCGAGTGGATTGTGTATTCATGCTGCGCCCGCTTGCCCAATGCCGTGTCAGGCGATGCAAGGTCTTCAAGGATGGTATGGAAGATCTGCTGGTCACCCACCCGCGAGGTCAGAATGCCTTTGACGTTCTCCATGACGAAAACGGCTGGCTTGTATTTCTGGATGATCTTCAGATATTCGCGATAGAGGAAGTGCCGATGGTCTTCCTCGGGCTTGTAGTCGGCTTTGCCGCGATTTCGCGACCGCCCGACCAGCGAATATGCCTGGCAGGGCGGGCCGCCGATAAGTACCCAAGGCTTGTCCGGGCCAAGGCCCGCCTTCGAGATGGCCCGTTCGAGTTCGGCATTTCCTTCCGGCGTACCCAGCGTGATCTGGCGTGCTT comes from the Cupriavidus sp. P-10 genome and includes:
- a CDS encoding PD-(D/E)XK motif protein, with protein sequence MTLPSDQLTLAWSSLATSGDRGEGWRSIVISPAGAALVRAGLRFPAGAEAILVRFSASSLPTTVKLPEGGGFLIERASLEDGLTWVALTRRAAASLDLFAAMASDVAAALSSCPASDETKSLATLLGRVRAWQEFMRRGGEPLSAEAEIGLFGELLLLRAMLDEGLDASTACEGWRGPLRGLRDFELGTGGIEVKSTLSSLGFRAKVGSLEQLDDTERQPLFLVAVRLRQIQSGQSLPDAVEMLRDIVAGDSVAERLLAERLIASGYRDQHVDSYTRRFEVAQTRVLRVDQGFPRLTPYSVPHGVEHASYEIDIDKADAATLDLHCALSELKGI
- a CDS encoding AIPR family protein — encoded protein: MELIDFLRETQAEVLAQTESDQPYAESAFTEIVMQHMADIGMTYEPEPTHFSRKVGNANVRLSGYSVSDEQEQLDLFVSLYEGVDELATVPDSETKTAVEQCLRFLQLCAEGKLASKLDPSDEVRILADIIHGLYDELEQIRIYVLTDRVAKTLQFKPREIGGKTVHLEVMDIARLHRHWSEGKPRDELVVDFSDVCGAPLPCVFVPGNGEDYDYALTAVPGEALRLLYEKFGARLLEANVRSFLSVKAKGVNAGIQNTLRTAPSRFMAYNNGIVVVADEMRLDDTGGGAAGIAWLRGLQVVNGGQTTASIYFAKRKYPDTDLSRVRVPAKIIVMKTQDAAKEEALVADISRFANSQNAVKQSDLSANKPFHVQVERLSLAVYCPDGRSRWFYERAAGSYNTMLVREGTTPAKLRDLKETMPVSRRITKTDLAKYLAAWDRHPDIVSRGSQKNFEQFMATLSGPEGAEVPPPEVVDYKRMIAKAKLFRDTQKMMRSMFPAFQANIAAYTFSLLADRLGERIDLERIWATQGGSNQLMDQIARWAREVDTVLHRTANGRMVSEWAKKPECKEAVFAANYSAPDEAIPELK
- a CDS encoding DNA cytosine methyltransferase: MQRPIPTPVVDLFAGPGGLGEGFSALDDGKAFRTIVSAEMDESAHRTLRLRAFYRLLKREDPVALKPYYRFCNGIADTPWDMATAAAWEEAGEEARQITLGTPEGNAELERAISKAGLGPDKPWVLIGGPPCQAYSLVGRSRNRGKADYKPEEDHRHFLYREYLKIIQKYKPAVFVMENVKGILTSRVGDQQIFHTILEDLASPDTALGKRAQHEYTIHSLASPVAFHGDMSPDDIDAREFVIRAEDYGIPQARHRVILLGIRKDLGANPGQLQATAQKYVEHALSGLPKLRSELSRRDEQVAPWNRIVKRHLTELLDDAKGRYDLSPLRRELRQALSSLSGDLGTGNLRLERTRSEFTPRTELERWYHDSNLRVWLNSEVRGHMSSDLRRYAYSAVFAKAFERSPKGHEEFSLLSGLHPEHRNWKSGKFADRFRVQQYGRPSTTITSHIAKDGHYFIHPDPAQCRSFTVREAARMQTFPDNYFFQGNRTEQFHQVGNAVPPLLAYKIAQVVLQLI